CAGACTTTCTCCAGTACAGGACTCTAAATTGACTGTACTGTTTGCTTGAAGTAAAAGCTACACTCATTCCTGATCTCAGAGGTTCAGCAGCAAGTCTACTTAGGTGTGGCAGATggtccctgagcctggttgcATTGGTAGGTGTCCATTCTCTATGTAACAAGTCATTCAGTGCTTTCTGTAAGTGCCAAGTTGAGTCGCCTGCTCCACATTCACAGGTTGATGTCTGCCTACCCAATAAATCATGCGGCCCGTGTACTGAGTGCTCATGTCCTTTCTCAGGCGGTCTGATTTGAGTCTACCCACCAGCCATTTGCTGCATGCCATTTCCCTTTAGTCTGCTCTCCCTGTCAAACAAAGTCTTAAAACGCTGAGGTCTAGGCTGCTCTATGCAAATAAACACTGTCCAGCCAAAAATAGCTGTTGTTGATCTAAAACGAAGACAGATTCAGCGAATGCATGCCTTATTTTCCTGCCTCAAATGTTGTCAGAAACACATTtcttgtaatatttttttacatttaagttAAAATTTTATCCAGTTAGGTGCAGCACAGTGGGCGAACAAAGAAGGAGCACACCTTTCAATTATCTGCGGTCACTGTCAGTGTTGGGAAGCTGTCTGAAATCTTACATACAAAAACACCTCTCTGTGGACACGTGCCATGAGTTTTTTTCCATACTGCTCCATCGTCCTTGCTCTTTGGGGATTCTTGGATTACTTTCTCTAATATTATGAggtctttaccttgcaatatCAAGTGTCTTTAGATGACTTTTTCTGTAATGTAGAAATGTAATATAAATCAAGTTTagttaaaataaactgaatttatAGAGCACCCCACATAACCTTTGTCTTGATGATatgaaagatgaaaaagaaTCTCACAAAAATATTATGATAAGCAACTTTTAATAGACATGGAAATATTAAAtgacaaaactaactaaaatattagacaaaaaaTCTTCTTTTTATGAAAAAGCACAGTATAAatggataaaataaatattaatttcatTAATTTGTTTAGACTGGCTGTTGATAGAAAAAAAGACCAATACACTAAAACCTGACCAGTGATGGTAACtgtttccacattttttttaaactatgatTCTTACCAGTATGCtgataaaatattatttacaaAGTGCATTAGTTGTACTGCATCTTGGTGAAAAGTAACTGAAATAGCCCTGGCTTGCATTTTAATGAAGACCCACATTTGAAATCAGTTTGTGACATGAGAGCATCATTTTGATTATCATACAAAGGTAGCATGTTTCAAAAGAATATATGAAGTTTTACATACTGAAACGATGGCATTTGTATATATTGGTGGCTTTTATACAGATTTGTTAGAAAAGGGAGATGAAGTGAGTCATTTAGGTTAACCTACAGACAGCATATATCTTCTAAATGTCTTTCTTGCCTATTTCACATGTGGTCATGAACATGTCATCATGTggaaggaaaatgaaaaacagctgCCAGGAACAAAATGTCCATCACTGACTTCAgctgtttaacaggtttgatttgcGAACAATGTCTAGTAAACACAGAGCCAGCCGCAAAGCACAGATCCAAACACCAGCAGGACCAGCTGTGGAAGCCTCTCTGTCCCACTGGCTGCTAACTGTACTTGCTTGCTGTTAAAACCTGAGCGGGCGGCCTGTGTGCTTCCCCCACTGCAAAGCACCATGGGAGCCTGAAAGGAAGTTGGTCGCCTCAGCGGTCGGTCGGGACTGGACCCGTCAGTTGGCCTCTCGCCGATAAACAGCAGTGGGTGTTTCCTGTGATCCAGCTCTATCTTGAAGAGCTCGTACTCTTTATGGGGCAGCTTGATACCCAACACGGTGCATCCGTCTGTGGGGGTCAAGTCCTGCTCTATTCCGACCTCCCATCCTCTAGCACGACCACACTTCCCTGGCTTTGTACTGTTTAGCAATTTGGCTGTGGGCTCACCCATGGCTGTGGCTCTGACCTGGGTTACCTTGAAGACAAACTCAGAAGCTCCTGAGATTTTGGGGGAGGGGTTTCCCTGAGCATAGTGGCCTGAGGCTCTCAGGGTGAAAGTGGGCTGAGAGCAGGCAGGGTCAGAGTAGTGCCGGTAGATGCCCTCCCAAGCGTGCTGGTGGGGATCAAAGGTGAAGTCTCGGGTAAGAAAGAGGACATTGGGACGGGTTTCACAGCGCTGGCTAACCCATCGGCCTCCCAGGGACAGATAGGTTGCAGGGCTGCGGGGCAACACAGGGGGGCGCTGGTCTGAGGAGCGGTACACCAGAGCACATACAGGGCAGGGGTGGATGTGATGCTGCAAGAAGAAAGAATGTTAGATGTTGACcccaagcatttttttttaatagatgcTGTCCGTTTCTCATTTTATAATTATTGGCTTTGATATTTGATCCTCTTTAATTAGGCTTGAAGTTATGCTTCATGAAGGATGGAGCAAGTTTGAGTGACAAATGGTGAAAGGGTGCTggtttaaaatgcaaatgtgctTTGCAAATGTCCCTCCCTGCTTTCCTAATATTCATCGTACTACTGAATAAAGCTGAAAAGCTCtgaaaaacaattaaacaacaacaacaatgaaaatgtaGGTGCTGTTATAGGCATTAGCCAACCTCTGTGTTGTCAGTGGAACATTTTCATTTCAGCTACCTGCCAAATATTGTGGCTTCCTTTGTGGTCCGAACACCCCATCCAACACTGAGAGCCGCAATGCTTTGCAGGCATGAAAACAatctgttttacattttttctcagTAAATGACTgataaattttctgttgattgacTAATAGCCTCACTGactaatctttttttcccctagaGAGCTTTGCTTCAAGAGTAAATTTAGCAGCTTTTCCAgactaaaaaatgttttttggccTAGAAGAAActattttttattaatgtatAATGTGGTCTAAGCCCAAACTGCCTAGatgtatgaaaacaaacaaacagtttgtCAGCCTGTAATGTGTTGCTTTATCTTAATTAATAACAAATTGCTTTCAATGTTTATTGATAAAAAATCCCTGTACTGTCTCACCATGGCATTCTGCAGTGGTTGCTGGTATCCAGTAGGTTTGTACTGAGTTCGTTGTGTCCAGTCAGTGTGGATATCCCCCAAGAACAGCTCCTGGACCTTCCCTCCATGGCTGTGGTATTGCGTCTCCACTCGTACCAAACCCATCTCCATCATGGAGAAACCTAGTGCTTCCAGACATCCCCTCCCCGCCCGGGTGTTGTATAGCTCATAGAGCTTCCCTGGCACCACTCGACCCAGGCTGAGACCCACGCATGTTGAAGGGAGCCTGGAGGCCAACCTCTGCTTGGCTGCAAGGCTATGAACCACAATGGCCACTTTGCTGAGGTGGTGCTCAGCTTCAGTAGCCCCATGGGTGATCCAAGAGGCCTGGCGCAGACGAATCTTTCCCCTGACTAAAAGGGAGTAACTAGGATCCTCGCAGCTGCTGTCGGTATAGTAGTGCTGCAGGGCCTGGAA
This genomic interval from Oreochromis niloticus isolate F11D_XX linkage group LG5, O_niloticus_UMD_NMBU, whole genome shotgun sequence contains the following:
- the apcdd1l gene encoding protein APCDD1-like, giving the protein MKGAGAGNMSSGRFSHLLRGVWFLWQALLVVGTGTKLWEVPTGPFASSSNFSESLQWEPHCQYHNIQDRVRITADIPPQLDGTWVSIRCEVRPGPEFLTRSYTFHPNRHFQALQHYYTDSSCEDPSYSLLVRGKIRLRQASWITHGATEAEHHLSKVAIVVHSLAAKQRLASRLPSTCVGLSLGRVVPGKLYELYNTRAGRGCLEALGFSMMEMGLVRVETQYHSHGGKVQELFLGDIHTDWTQRTQYKPTGYQQPLQNAMHHIHPCPVCALVYRSSDQRPPVLPRSPATYLSLGGRWVSQRCETRPNVLFLTRDFTFDPHQHAWEGIYRHYSDPACSQPTFTLRASGHYAQGNPSPKISGASEFVFKVTQVRATAMGEPTAKLLNSTKPGKCGRARGWEVGIEQDLTPTDGCTVLGIKLPHKEYELFKIELDHRKHPLLFIGERPTDGSSPDRPLRRPTSFQAPMVLCSGGSTQAARSGFNSKQVQLAASGTERLPQLVLLVFGSVLCGWLCVY